Proteins from a single region of Kitasatospora sp. NBC_00240:
- a CDS encoding TIGR02391 family protein, protein MAIDIDWARAEFARFLELTDLIRPQSPPGVTVMGSSKLSNRGSQADIVASAQVVEQILDRVQPRWRTDVPDDRNKRVNRWYQHREAVQRADVALQRDAEVREKLGDDAPQLSAATMHPWVWEGARALWRSGHFREAVTAAARKVNAETQNKVSRRDAGETGLFQSLFSKDAPKAGQPRLRLMDDDGSDTFRSVHRGATAFAEGCFAAIRNPNSHEDGLPELPEHEALEQLAAFSVLARWVDTAVLTT, encoded by the coding sequence ATGGCCATCGACATCGACTGGGCGCGCGCCGAGTTCGCCCGGTTCCTTGAGCTCACCGACCTGATCCGCCCGCAGTCGCCGCCGGGCGTGACCGTCATGGGCAGCAGCAAGCTGTCCAACCGCGGCTCGCAGGCGGACATCGTCGCCAGCGCCCAGGTCGTGGAGCAGATCCTCGACCGGGTCCAGCCGCGCTGGCGCACCGACGTTCCCGATGACCGGAACAAGCGCGTCAACCGCTGGTACCAGCATCGCGAGGCGGTCCAGCGCGCGGATGTGGCGCTGCAGCGCGACGCGGAGGTCCGGGAGAAGCTCGGTGACGACGCGCCGCAACTGAGCGCCGCGACGATGCACCCCTGGGTGTGGGAGGGTGCGCGGGCCCTGTGGCGAAGCGGGCACTTCCGGGAGGCGGTCACTGCTGCCGCCCGGAAGGTCAATGCCGAGACGCAGAACAAGGTCTCCCGCCGCGATGCCGGCGAGACCGGTCTGTTCCAGAGTCTATTCTCCAAGGACGCGCCCAAGGCCGGCCAGCCGCGCCTGCGGCTGATGGACGACGACGGCAGCGACACCTTCCGCAGCGTGCACCGCGGCGCGACCGCGTTCGCCGAAGGGTGCTTCGCCGCGATTCGCAATCCCAACAGCCATGAGGACGGGCTGCCCGAGCTGCCCGAGCACGAGGCCCTGGAGCAGTTGGCGGCTTTCAGCGTGCTGGCCCGCTGGGTGGACACTGCGGTCCTCACCACGTGA
- a CDS encoding maleylpyruvate isomerase N-terminal domain-containing protein, producing MRYIDNRDVNEAVTEMVRVLGPHDAEDWSVPAGSLEWSCWTTAAHIAHDLLAYAGQVAARPTDAYLPFDLAVHSDSSPCEVLQVVTACAGLLGSALATAGPEVRAWHWGPCDPPGFAAMGVAEVLLHTRDITQGLGVPWLPPASLCEAVLHRLFPDAPPGDPAHVLLWSTGRGDLDDHPRRTSWTWRAAVAE from the coding sequence ATGCGCTACATCGACAACCGAGACGTCAACGAGGCCGTGACCGAGATGGTGCGGGTACTCGGCCCGCACGACGCGGAGGACTGGTCGGTGCCGGCAGGTTCGCTGGAATGGAGCTGCTGGACGACGGCCGCCCACATCGCCCATGACCTGCTGGCCTACGCCGGGCAGGTCGCCGCGCGCCCAACGGACGCCTACCTACCCTTCGACCTCGCCGTCCACTCGGACAGCTCTCCGTGCGAGGTGCTCCAGGTGGTCACCGCCTGCGCGGGGCTGCTCGGCAGTGCGCTGGCCACGGCCGGCCCGGAGGTGCGGGCCTGGCACTGGGGTCCTTGCGATCCGCCAGGCTTCGCGGCGATGGGTGTCGCCGAGGTTCTCCTGCACACCCGTGACATCACCCAGGGGCTGGGCGTGCCGTGGCTGCCCCCGGCCTCTCTTTGTGAGGCGGTGCTCCACCGCCTCTTCCCCGACGCTCCGCCCGGTGACCCGGCTCATGTCCTCCTCTGGTCCACCGGCAGGGGCGACCTGGACGACCATCCCCGCCGCACCTCATGGACATGGCGGGCGGCAGTAGCCGAGTGA
- a CDS encoding metalloregulator ArsR/SmtB family transcription factor: MDAQTAETYAAWFKALAGPTRIQLLHLLAIAGRPVSVGEIVERSPVGQSTVSHHLRVLAEVRFVLPERQGTYTRYAVNRTCLTVFPAAVRAILGEDPASLDTGECCAR, translated from the coding sequence ATGGACGCGCAGACCGCCGAGACGTACGCGGCGTGGTTCAAGGCATTGGCCGGCCCCACCCGTATCCAGCTGCTGCACCTGCTGGCGATCGCTGGCCGGCCGGTGAGCGTGGGCGAGATCGTGGAACGGTCGCCGGTGGGGCAGTCCACCGTCTCGCACCATCTGAGGGTCCTCGCCGAGGTCCGCTTCGTCCTGCCCGAGCGGCAGGGAACCTACACCCGCTACGCGGTCAACCGGACCTGCCTGACGGTCTTCCCGGCTGCGGTGCGGGCGATCCTCGGCGAAGACCCGGCGTCACTGGACACGGGAGAGTGCTGTGCGCGGTGA
- the trxB gene encoding thioredoxin-disulfide reductase, whose amino-acid sequence MTANQDTAGADVREVVIIGSGPAGYTAALYTARAQLKPLLFGSAIFVGGSLTTTTEVENFPGFPEGVDGPDLMTNMRAQAEKFGAEMVDDDIVSVDFTGDIKLLTDSEGTVHRAKTVIVATGSGYRKLGIPREDELSGRGVSWCATCDGFFFRGKDVVVVGGGDTALEEATFLTRFADSVTVVHRRDALRASKAMQDRAFADPKITFAWNSEVAAIHGDKLVSGVTLHDTVTGEERELAASGLFIAIGHDPRTELFTGQLDLDNEGYLKVDSPSTRTNLPGVFGAGDVVDHIYRQAITAAGSGCSAALDAERHLAALADVAAGDLDDAPELEPAV is encoded by the coding sequence ATGACCGCCAACCAGGACACCGCCGGCGCCGACGTGCGTGAGGTCGTCATCATCGGCTCCGGCCCGGCCGGGTACACCGCCGCGCTCTACACCGCACGCGCCCAGCTGAAGCCGCTGCTGTTCGGCAGCGCGATCTTCGTCGGCGGCTCGCTCACCACCACGACCGAGGTCGAGAACTTCCCCGGCTTCCCCGAGGGCGTCGACGGCCCGGACCTCATGACCAACATGCGGGCCCAGGCGGAGAAGTTCGGCGCCGAGATGGTCGACGACGACATCGTCTCCGTCGACTTCACCGGCGACATCAAGCTGCTGACCGACTCCGAGGGCACCGTCCACCGCGCCAAGACGGTGATCGTGGCCACCGGCTCCGGCTACCGCAAGCTCGGCATCCCCCGCGAGGACGAGCTGTCGGGCCGCGGCGTGTCCTGGTGCGCGACCTGCGATGGCTTCTTCTTCCGCGGCAAGGACGTCGTCGTGGTCGGCGGCGGCGACACCGCCCTGGAGGAGGCCACCTTCCTCACCCGCTTCGCCGACTCGGTCACCGTCGTCCACCGCCGTGACGCCCTGCGCGCCTCCAAGGCCATGCAGGACCGCGCGTTCGCCGACCCGAAGATCACCTTCGCGTGGAACAGCGAGGTCGCGGCGATCCACGGCGACAAGCTGGTCTCCGGCGTCACGCTGCACGACACCGTCACCGGCGAGGAGCGCGAACTGGCCGCCTCTGGGCTGTTCATCGCGATCGGCCACGACCCGCGCACCGAACTGTTCACCGGCCAGCTCGACCTGGACAACGAGGGCTACCTCAAGGTCGACTCGCCCTCCACCCGCACCAACCTGCCCGGCGTGTTCGGCGCGGGTGACGTGGTGGACCACATTTACCGCCAGGCCATCACCGCGGCCGGCTCCGGCTGCTCGGCGGCCCTGGACGCCGAGCGCCACCTCGCCGCGCTGGCCGACGTGGCCGCCGGCGACCTCGACGACGCCCCGGAGCTCGAACCAGCCGTCTGA
- a CDS encoding helicase associated domain-containing protein, with protein sequence MLQFSTQRDPAVIAAFVRTRVLEPERAEFRRGLEELLAYKRAFGDVRVRYAYTAPSGHKLGVWVADQRRYCSGRIGSPCWGCLSVCLRWV encoded by the coding sequence TTGCTGCAGTTCTCCACGCAGCGGGATCCGGCGGTCATCGCGGCGTTCGTGCGGACCCGGGTCCTGGAGCCGGAGCGGGCCGAGTTCCGGCGGGGCCTGGAGGAGCTGCTCGCCTACAAGAGGGCCTTCGGGGACGTGCGCGTGCGGTACGCCTACACCGCGCCGTCCGGACACAAGCTCGGGGTGTGGGTGGCCGACCAGCGCCGCTACTGCTCTGGCCGCATAGGTTCACCGTGTTGGGGGTGTCTCTCAGTCTGCCTCCGGTGGGTCTGA
- a CDS encoding arsenate reductase ArsC, whose protein sequence is MTTAPIASVLFVCIHNAGRSQMAAGFLRHLAGDRVEVRSAGSIPGDQINPSAVAAMAELGIDISDQKPKVLTTEAVQASDYVITMGCGDACPYFPGKKYLDWKLEDPAGQDVEAVRPIRDEIKGLIEGLIAEINAKQQTES, encoded by the coding sequence ATGACCACCGCGCCGATCGCCTCCGTGCTGTTCGTCTGCATCCACAACGCCGGCCGCTCGCAGATGGCCGCCGGTTTCCTGCGCCACCTCGCTGGCGACCGGGTCGAGGTCCGCTCCGCCGGGTCCATCCCCGGCGACCAGATCAACCCCTCGGCCGTCGCCGCGATGGCCGAGCTGGGCATCGACATCTCCGACCAGAAGCCGAAGGTCCTCACCACGGAGGCCGTCCAGGCGTCCGACTACGTGATCACGATGGGCTGCGGCGACGCCTGCCCGTACTTCCCCGGCAAGAAGTACCTGGACTGGAAGCTGGAGGACCCGGCCGGCCAGGACGTCGAGGCCGTCCGCCCGATCCGCGACGAGATCAAGGGCCTGATCGAGGGCCTGATCGCCGAGATCAACGCCAAGCAGCAGACGGAGAGCTGA
- a CDS encoding helicase associated domain-containing protein, with the protein MVWSAFDSAFTDNLTAVAGYAAEHGHACPPNEAVWGGRPVGTIMKNLRTAQRRTEALERRAEAGEEGLDWTGALTADRKAALDAIDPAWCPTWAVEWQRCFALAWRHVKAGGTLTGDPGSVVVQGEDLAAWARTQRVGWDKLGPAQQWLCEHVLGLEPLAAEQLPPAKVGHAEKERRNLAAAAQYRNGRAT; encoded by the coding sequence ATGGTCTGGTCGGCGTTCGACTCCGCCTTCACCGACAACCTGACCGCGGTCGCCGGCTATGCGGCCGAGCACGGGCACGCCTGCCCGCCGAACGAGGCCGTCTGGGGCGGGCGGCCGGTCGGGACCATCATGAAGAACCTGCGCACCGCCCAGCGGCGCACCGAGGCACTGGAACGCCGCGCAGAAGCCGGCGAGGAGGGTCTGGACTGGACAGGGGCGCTGACCGCCGACCGGAAGGCCGCCCTGGACGCCATCGACCCGGCATGGTGCCCCACCTGGGCAGTGGAATGGCAGCGGTGCTTCGCGCTCGCCTGGCGGCACGTGAAGGCCGGCGGGACCCTGACGGGTGATCCGGGCAGCGTCGTCGTCCAGGGCGAAGACCTCGCCGCGTGGGCGCGTACCCAGCGGGTCGGCTGGGACAAGCTCGGACCGGCGCAGCAGTGGCTGTGCGAGCACGTCCTCGGGCTGGAGCCGCTGGCCGCCGAGCAGCTCCCGCCGGCCAAGGTCGGCCACGCGGAGAAGGAGCGGCGCAACCTCGCCGCAGCCGCCCAGTACCGGAACGGGAGGGCCACCTGA
- a CDS encoding GNAT family N-acetyltransferase, which translates to MTPDHAEQVLVVYQAGIDEGNATFETTAPTWEAFDAAKPAGHRFVALDRDAQVLGWVAVGGVSDRCAYAGVVEHSVYVHPAARGRVVGRRLLEALIASTEAAGIWTIQSGVFPENTASLALHERAGFRVIGTRERIGRHHGTWRDVLLIERRSPIVDC; encoded by the coding sequence ATGACCCCGGACCACGCGGAGCAGGTGTTGGTGGTCTACCAAGCGGGGATCGACGAGGGCAACGCCACCTTCGAGACCACTGCCCCCACGTGGGAGGCGTTCGACGCGGCCAAGCCCGCCGGTCACCGGTTCGTCGCGCTCGACCGGGACGCACAGGTGCTGGGCTGGGTGGCAGTCGGCGGGGTCTCCGACCGGTGCGCGTACGCGGGTGTGGTCGAGCATTCCGTCTACGTCCACCCCGCCGCCCGGGGCCGGGTCGTCGGGCGCCGGCTGCTGGAGGCGCTGATCGCCTCGACGGAGGCGGCCGGGATCTGGACGATCCAGTCCGGTGTGTTCCCCGAGAACACCGCCAGCCTCGCCCTCCACGAGCGGGCCGGGTTCCGCGTGATCGGCACCCGCGAACGGATCGGGCGCCACCACGGCACCTGGCGCGACGTGCTGCTGATCGAGCGCCGCAGCCCGATCGTCGACTGCTGA
- a CDS encoding ArsO family NAD(P)H-dependent flavin-containing monooxygenase, with protein sequence MSEVRRTQVLVVGAGQAGLAAGYYLRRAGLDFAILDAAVTPGGAWQHYWDSLRLFSPVGYSSLPGRPMPHQAGLGAPPGRQAGGEWPDAAHVADYLAEYEKRYELPIHRPVRVLTVENTTDGGLLAHTDDGDWHAEALVSATGTWWRPFIPAVPGRELFAGRQLHTRDYRTAGDFSGRRVVVVGGGNSGAQIAADLTTCAAAVRWVTRRPARFLPDEIDGRTLFELATRRVQADGPRISDLGDIVAVPPVRAARDRALLHDHRMFDALTPTGPRFADGTVWPADAVIWCTGFRPTLAHLAPLGLRTGERGRIDTVGTCATADPRIHLLGYGDWTGPASATLIGVGRTARQAVAEIADRLR encoded by the coding sequence GTGAGCGAGGTCCGGCGCACCCAGGTGCTCGTCGTCGGCGCGGGCCAGGCCGGCCTCGCCGCCGGGTACTACCTGCGGCGCGCCGGACTCGACTTCGCCATCCTCGACGCCGCCGTCACACCGGGCGGCGCGTGGCAGCACTACTGGGACAGCCTCCGCCTTTTCTCGCCCGTCGGATACTCCTCGCTGCCCGGCAGGCCGATGCCGCACCAGGCCGGGTTGGGGGCACCTCCCGGCCGCCAGGCTGGGGGAGAGTGGCCGGACGCCGCCCACGTGGCCGACTACCTGGCCGAGTACGAGAAGCGCTACGAGCTGCCCATCCACCGTCCCGTCCGGGTCCTGACGGTGGAGAACACCACCGACGGGGGCCTGCTCGCGCACACCGACGACGGCGACTGGCACGCGGAGGCGCTGGTCAGCGCCACGGGCACCTGGTGGCGGCCTTTCATCCCCGCCGTCCCCGGGCGGGAGCTCTTCGCCGGGCGGCAGCTGCACACCCGCGATTACCGCACCGCCGGGGACTTCTCCGGCCGGCGGGTCGTCGTCGTGGGCGGCGGGAACTCGGGCGCGCAGATCGCCGCCGACCTCACCACCTGTGCCGCCGCCGTCCGCTGGGTCACCCGCCGCCCCGCCCGCTTCCTCCCCGACGAGATCGACGGCCGCACCCTGTTCGAGCTCGCGACCCGGCGCGTCCAGGCAGATGGCCCGCGCATCAGCGACCTCGGCGACATCGTCGCCGTCCCACCCGTCCGCGCGGCCCGCGACCGCGCGCTGCTGCACGACCACCGCATGTTCGACGCCCTCACCCCCACCGGCCCGCGGTTCGCCGACGGCACCGTGTGGCCGGCGGACGCGGTCATCTGGTGCACCGGCTTCCGCCCCACCCTCGCCCACCTCGCCCCGCTGGGCCTGCGGACCGGCGAGCGCGGCCGGATCGATACCGTCGGCACTTGCGCGACGGCCGACCCGCGGATCCACCTGCTCGGCTACGGGGACTGGACCGGCCCGGCCTCCGCCACCCTCATCGGGGTGGGCCGAACCGCCCGGCAGGCCGTGGCCGAGATCGCGGATCGCCTGCGCTGA
- a CDS encoding metalloregulator ArsR/SmtB family transcription factor, producing MVTSVDSDVLKALADPLRMQIIALLAKEALCTTHLVEETGARQTNLSNHLKILRDAGLVDTEPCGRFTYYKLRADALEAVAAEFGGLAATAREAAAEGRKRSC from the coding sequence ATGGTGACATCAGTCGACAGTGACGTCTTGAAGGCTCTGGCCGACCCGCTCCGGATGCAGATCATCGCGCTCCTCGCCAAGGAGGCGCTGTGCACGACGCATCTGGTCGAGGAGACCGGTGCCAGACAGACCAACCTGTCGAACCACCTGAAGATCCTGCGCGACGCCGGGCTCGTGGACACCGAGCCCTGCGGGCGCTTCACGTACTACAAGCTCCGCGCCGACGCCCTGGAGGCCGTGGCCGCGGAGTTCGGCGGGCTGGCCGCCACCGCCCGCGAAGCCGCGGCGGAAGGCCGCAAGCGGTCCTGCTGA
- a CDS encoding three-helix bundle dimerization domain-containing protein: MTNSPPPAPDPRLSAGAARLALRYDGTFAPETVQRLLHDSYRLLAEGATVRAHLVVLAERLADERLAALAHTGAPATSDAPRVLFVCTGNAGRSQLAAAILAHLAKGAVLVYSAGTRPAVDLDTHIAEVLAEAGVPLPENVFPKPLTEEVVAAADVVVTMGCGDACPIPAGRRYLDWPVPDPDGAPIERVRAIRDQIGSRVQALIADLVPAQPK; the protein is encoded by the coding sequence ATGACCAACTCCCCGCCCCCGGCGCCGGATCCGAGACTCTCGGCGGGCGCCGCCCGCCTGGCCCTCCGCTACGACGGCACGTTCGCCCCCGAGACCGTCCAGCGGCTGCTGCACGACTCCTACCGGCTGCTCGCCGAGGGCGCCACCGTCCGCGCCCACCTGGTCGTGCTGGCCGAGCGCCTTGCCGACGAGCGCCTAGCCGCCCTCGCCCACACCGGCGCGCCTGCCACCAGCGACGCACCGCGGGTGCTGTTCGTCTGCACCGGCAACGCGGGCCGCTCCCAGCTGGCCGCCGCGATCCTCGCCCACCTGGCGAAGGGCGCCGTCCTCGTCTACTCGGCCGGCACCCGGCCCGCCGTCGACCTGGACACCCACATCGCGGAGGTCCTCGCCGAGGCGGGCGTGCCGCTGCCCGAGAACGTCTTCCCGAAGCCGCTGACCGAGGAGGTCGTGGCCGCAGCCGACGTGGTGGTCACCATGGGCTGCGGCGACGCCTGCCCCATTCCGGCAGGCCGCCGCTACCTGGACTGGCCGGTGCCCGACCCCGACGGCGCCCCGATCGAGCGCGTGCGCGCGATCCGCGACCAGATCGGCTCCCGCGTCCAGGCCCTGATCGCCGACCTCGTCCCTGCCCAGCCGAAATAG
- a CDS encoding helicase associated domain-containing protein: MALRSHDAAAVERLALPQSETRPAREPRHAGDPEERRSGQAGEQLLQFSTQRDPAVVAAFVRTRVLEPEREEFRRGLEELLAYKAAFGDVKVAYAYVAPSGHRLGVWVADQRR; the protein is encoded by the coding sequence ATGGCGCTGCGCTCGCACGACGCGGCCGCCGTCGAGCGCCTGGCCCTGCCGCAGTCCGAGACCAGGCCGGCCCGCGAGCCGAGGCATGCCGGCGACCCTGAGGAGCGCCGCTCCGGCCAGGCCGGGGAGCAGCTGCTGCAGTTCTCCACGCAGCGGGATCCGGCGGTGGTCGCGGCGTTCGTGCGGACCCGGGTGTTGGAGCCGGAGCGGGAGGAGTTCCGGCGGGGCCTGGAGGAGCTGCTGGCCTACAAGGCCGCGTTCGGGGACGTGAAGGTCGCCTACGCCTACGTCGCGCCGTCCGGGCACCGGCTCGGGGTGTGGGTGGCCGACCAGCGCCGGTAA
- a CDS encoding IS1182 family transposase yields MFEIEPVEVKRAPGRAAAVDKTFRTFDPHQVLLLPPSLDDWLPEGHLARFVADLVDEVLDLSPILADYTEKRGYPPYDPRLMVRLLIYGYTTGVRSSRAIERKCSDDVAFRFLAADQAPDFRSIARFRRRHLDALADLFTQSLHLATKLGMVKMGRVALDGTKLEANASKHKAMSYGRLVDKEEQVEAEIAALEAKAAALLADAEATDEAEDATFGVDGKDMDLPAELDRREKRLARLQAARAQIEAEAADKARRHAEDKERRRRQRTGTSDQQAVIDAGEAAAKARPKPKAQANFTDPDSRIMKNSDGAYIQAYNAQAVVDEAHQVITAADVMTNASDALNYTTMLDQSAQNTGRHPKQAHVDAGYCSETNLEAAQERQLACGTDTFMATGRLGHDEQVQPAPRGRIPKNATLKERMARKLRTKPGRKAYSRRKAIVEPVFGQIMTCQNGRQLFLRGEDGARGEWRLLAACHNLRKIFRHAGTSGLAALAG; encoded by the coding sequence CTGTTCGAGATCGAGCCGGTCGAGGTGAAGCGGGCGCCGGGTCGTGCGGCAGCGGTGGACAAGACGTTCCGGACGTTCGATCCGCATCAGGTCCTGCTACTGCCGCCGTCTCTGGACGACTGGCTGCCCGAGGGCCACCTCGCCCGGTTCGTGGCGGACCTGGTCGACGAGGTACTCGACCTCTCCCCGATCCTGGCCGACTACACCGAGAAGCGGGGCTACCCGCCATATGACCCCAGGCTGATGGTGCGCCTGCTGATCTACGGCTACACCACCGGCGTCCGCTCCTCGCGGGCGATCGAGCGCAAGTGCTCCGACGACGTCGCGTTCCGGTTCCTGGCCGCCGACCAGGCCCCGGACTTCCGCTCGATCGCCCGGTTCCGCCGTCGCCACCTCGACGCCCTGGCCGACCTGTTCACCCAGTCGCTGCACCTCGCGACCAAGCTCGGCATGGTCAAGATGGGCCGCGTCGCCCTGGACGGCACCAAGCTCGAAGCGAACGCCTCCAAGCACAAGGCGATGAGCTACGGCCGCCTCGTCGACAAGGAAGAGCAGGTCGAGGCCGAGATCGCCGCGCTGGAGGCGAAGGCCGCAGCCCTGCTCGCCGACGCCGAGGCCACCGACGAAGCCGAGGACGCCACCTTCGGCGTCGACGGCAAGGACATGGACCTGCCCGCCGAACTCGACCGGCGCGAGAAGCGCCTCGCCAGGCTGCAGGCCGCCCGCGCCCAGATCGAGGCCGAGGCCGCCGACAAGGCCCGCCGCCACGCCGAGGACAAGGAACGCCGCCGCCGGCAGCGCACCGGCACCAGCGACCAGCAGGCCGTCATCGACGCCGGCGAGGCCGCCGCCAAGGCCCGGCCGAAACCGAAGGCCCAGGCCAACTTCACCGACCCCGACTCGCGGATCATGAAGAACAGCGACGGCGCCTACATCCAGGCCTACAACGCCCAGGCCGTCGTGGACGAGGCCCACCAGGTCATCACCGCCGCCGACGTGATGACCAACGCCTCCGACGCGCTGAACTACACCACGATGCTCGACCAGTCCGCACAGAACACCGGCCGCCACCCCAAGCAGGCCCACGTCGACGCCGGCTACTGCTCCGAGACCAACCTCGAAGCCGCGCAGGAGCGCCAACTGGCCTGCGGCACCGACACGTTCATGGCTACTGGTCGGCTCGGCCACGACGAACAGGTCCAACCCGCACCACGCGGACGCATCCCCAAGAACGCGACCCTGAAGGAGCGCATGGCCCGCAAACTGCGGACCAAGCCAGGCCGGAAGGCCTACAGCCGCCGCAAGGCCATCGTCGAACCAGTCTTCGGCCAGATCATGACCTGCCAGAACGGCCGCCAGCTCTTCCTGCGCGGCGAGGACGGCGCCCGCGGCGAGTGGCGCCTGCTCGCCGCCTGCCACAACCTCCGCAAGATCTTCCGCCACGCCGGGACATCAGGGCTCGCCGCTCTGGCCGGCTGA
- a CDS encoding MIP/aquaporin family protein — translation MSAIDEARPESTEAEPLAAEPPAVPLLNRVAAELVGTAALVAVVVGSGIQATELSQDVGLQLLANSLATVFGLGVLILLLGPVSGAHFNPVVTLAEWWTGRKDPKGLGPREVAAYIPAQIAGAIGGAILADAMFGEALVKWSTHDRSAGHLLLGEVVATAGLVLLIFGLAKTDHLRFAPVAVASYIGAAYWFTSSTSFANPAVTIGRAFTDTFAGIAPGSVPGFIGVQLVGGIVGLALVALVFDHRRRTGAAAVSK, via the coding sequence ATGAGCGCCATAGACGAGGCCAGACCCGAGAGCACCGAGGCGGAGCCGCTGGCCGCCGAGCCGCCGGCGGTCCCGCTGCTGAACCGGGTGGCGGCCGAGCTGGTCGGCACGGCCGCCCTGGTCGCGGTCGTGGTCGGCTCCGGTATCCAGGCGACCGAGCTCAGTCAGGACGTCGGGCTGCAGCTGCTGGCCAACTCCCTGGCCACCGTCTTCGGCCTCGGTGTGCTGATCCTGTTGCTCGGCCCGGTTTCGGGTGCGCACTTCAACCCGGTCGTGACGCTGGCCGAGTGGTGGACGGGCCGCAAGGACCCCAAGGGCCTGGGCCCGCGTGAGGTCGCCGCGTACATCCCGGCGCAGATCGCCGGCGCCATCGGCGGGGCGATCCTGGCGGACGCGATGTTCGGCGAGGCGCTGGTGAAGTGGTCGACGCACGACCGCTCGGCCGGGCACCTGTTGCTCGGCGAGGTCGTCGCCACCGCGGGCCTGGTCCTGCTGATCTTCGGCCTGGCGAAGACCGACCACCTGCGGTTCGCCCCGGTCGCGGTCGCCTCGTACATCGGCGCCGCGTACTGGTTCACCTCCTCCACGTCCTTCGCCAACCCGGCCGTCACCATCGGCCGCGCGTTCACCGACACCTTCGCCGGCATCGCGCCCGGGTCGGTCCCTGGATTCATCGGCGTGCAGCTTGTCGGTGGGATCGTCGGCCTGGCGCTGGTCGCGCTGGTCTTCGACCACCGCCGCCGTACCGGCGCCGCGGCCGTTTCGAAGTGA
- a CDS encoding nitrilase-related carbon-nitrogen hydrolase, whose protein sequence is MTQPVRVVFRSATRTAPAFGEGLRVALYQGQGPVGSRQAVEQNLERLVEVTALAADYGCQVVVFPEKYTTGYAIDPEQCRQLAEDREGPSVERARLAAKENNLAVVLPYPERDGSDFYDSISVIATDGLVAANYRKTHLYGAAERRNYSFGQDLPPVVTMNGIAVGVLNCYECEFPPLYQYLAEHGAQVVLGPTAADGHFRLADGTMSQVPYQDATRHIIPAMASIWRLFIAYANRRGCEQVPAGAWQYQGNSGIWAPDGEPLVAATPEDRHHDTLLIADCLPATVPPFSPEGHHPTDNRLALNPVLKPAS, encoded by the coding sequence ATGACCCAGCCCGTCCGTGTCGTCTTCCGCTCTGCTACGCGCACGGCGCCCGCTTTCGGCGAAGGGCTGCGGGTGGCCCTGTACCAGGGACAGGGCCCGGTCGGCAGCCGCCAGGCGGTGGAGCAAAATCTGGAGCGCCTGGTCGAGGTGACCGCGCTGGCGGCGGACTACGGCTGCCAGGTGGTGGTGTTCCCGGAGAAGTACACCACCGGCTACGCCATCGACCCCGAGCAGTGCCGCCAGCTGGCCGAGGACCGCGAAGGCCCCTCGGTCGAGCGCGCCCGGCTGGCGGCCAAGGAGAACAACCTCGCCGTGGTCCTCCCCTACCCCGAACGCGACGGGAGCGACTTCTACGACTCGATCAGCGTGATCGCGACCGACGGGCTGGTGGCGGCGAACTACCGCAAGACCCACCTGTACGGGGCTGCCGAGCGGCGCAACTACTCCTTCGGTCAGGATCTGCCGCCCGTGGTCACCATGAACGGCATCGCGGTGGGCGTGCTCAACTGCTACGAGTGCGAGTTCCCACCGCTGTACCAGTACCTGGCCGAACACGGCGCCCAGGTCGTGCTCGGGCCCACCGCCGCCGACGGGCACTTCCGCCTGGCCGACGGCACCATGAGCCAGGTCCCCTACCAGGACGCCACCCGCCACATCATCCCCGCCATGGCCAGCATCTGGCGCCTGTTCATCGCCTACGCCAACCGCCGCGGCTGCGAACAGGTCCCCGCCGGCGCCTGGCAGTACCAGGGCAACTCCGGCATCTGGGCCCCCGACGGCGAACCCCTCGTCGCCGCCACCCCCGAAGACCGCCACCACGACACCCTGCTCATCGCCGACTGCCTCCCCGCCACCGTGCCGCCCTTCAGCCCCGAAGGCCACCACCCCACCGACAACCGCCTCGCCCTCAACCCCGTCCTGAAGCCTGCGAGCTGA